Proteins found in one Paenibacillus dendritiformis genomic segment:
- a CDS encoding putative RNA methyltransferase, whose amino-acid sequence MSIYGKKQMSIRLLTEYEAMLACPICSGPIQVMQAANTGSLRCSRGHCFDIAKQGYVNLLPHPPRGAYGKSMFEARRRVSASGFFEPLLERISGRISRELAFDAKPPHLLDAGCGEGSALARIVDQVHERARTKLLGAGVDISKEAIRIAARESSRAIWCVADLARCPFADRTFGFILNLLSPSNYAEFRRLLTDNGMVIKVIPGSAYLRELREVLYRQTDRQHYDNERTAALFFRHFHLLEAESVQYRLPAAPTFLADAIRMTPLSWGASEERIRQALRMEATEITADFTILYGMKK is encoded by the coding sequence ATGTCTATCTATGGCAAAAAACAGATGAGTATCCGTCTCCTAACCGAATATGAAGCGATGCTGGCCTGCCCGATCTGCTCCGGCCCGATACAAGTGATGCAGGCGGCGAACACAGGCAGCTTGCGCTGTTCTCGCGGGCATTGCTTCGATATCGCCAAGCAGGGGTATGTGAACCTGCTTCCGCATCCTCCGCGCGGCGCTTACGGCAAGTCGATGTTCGAAGCCCGCAGGAGAGTAAGCGCCAGCGGCTTTTTTGAACCGCTGCTGGAGCGGATCAGCGGCCGAATCTCCCGGGAGCTCGCCTTCGATGCGAAGCCGCCGCATCTGTTGGATGCAGGCTGCGGGGAAGGCTCTGCTTTAGCCCGCATTGTGGACCAAGTTCACGAACGCGCTAGGACCAAGCTGTTGGGCGCAGGCGTCGACATTTCCAAGGAAGCGATCCGCATCGCGGCAAGAGAGTCATCCCGGGCGATATGGTGCGTCGCCGATCTGGCGCGGTGCCCGTTCGCCGATCGGACATTCGGCTTCATCCTGAACCTGTTGTCTCCGTCGAACTATGCTGAGTTCCGCCGGCTGCTCACCGATAACGGGATGGTCATTAAAGTGATTCCGGGCAGCGCCTATTTGCGTGAGCTCAGGGAGGTGCTGTACCGGCAGACGGACAGGCAGCACTACGATAATGAGCGCACGGCCGCGCTATTTTTCCGACATTTTCATCTGTTGGAGGCCGAGTCGGTGCAGTATCGTCTCCCGGCAGCCCCTACATTCCTGGCGGATGCGATCCGCATGACGCCCTTGTCCTGGGGCGCTTCGGAAGAGCGAATCCGTCAGGCGCTGCGCATGGAGGCCACCGAGATTACCGCGGACTTCACGATCCTGTACGGGATGAAAAAATAA
- a CDS encoding response regulator transcription factor, producing MKKILLIEDEAPIARLLQAYLAREPYEVRWDAGDGDLEGLFLSWRPDLVLLDLTLPDQDGMEILKQLRQYGSCPIIIVTARGAVPDRLRGLQEGADDYIPKPFDPEEVVARVQAVLRRSTYMADHEAVRLGSLVIDFTSCAVYLNEQAVPLIPRDWNVLAFLARHPNQCFSREQLLDSIWGIDYEGGDRAVDTTIKRLRQCLKDWPESEGAIRTLRGMGYSLHVR from the coding sequence GTGAAAAAAATATTGTTGATCGAAGATGAAGCGCCCATCGCCCGTTTGCTGCAGGCGTATCTGGCGCGTGAACCATATGAAGTGCGGTGGGATGCGGGAGATGGAGACCTGGAGGGGCTTTTCTTGTCATGGAGGCCGGATCTGGTGCTTCTCGACTTGACCCTGCCCGATCAGGACGGGATGGAGATCCTGAAGCAGCTAAGGCAGTATGGCAGCTGTCCGATCATTATTGTGACGGCGCGCGGCGCCGTGCCGGATCGGCTGCGGGGACTGCAGGAAGGCGCCGATGACTACATTCCGAAGCCTTTCGACCCGGAAGAGGTTGTCGCCCGCGTCCAAGCGGTTCTGCGGCGCTCCACCTATATGGCCGATCACGAGGCCGTGCGGCTGGGAAGTCTGGTTATCGACTTCACCTCCTGCGCCGTGTACTTGAACGAGCAGGCGGTGCCGCTGATCCCGCGCGATTGGAATGTGCTCGCCTTCCTTGCCCGGCATCCCAATCAATGCTTCAGCCGCGAGCAGCTGCTTGACAGCATATGGGGAATCGATTATGAAGGCGGCGATCGGGCGGTAGACACGACAATCAAGCGGCTACGGCAGTGCCTGAAGGATTGGCCGGAATCCGAAGGCGCTATCCGGACGTTGCGGGGAATGGGGTATTCTCTCCATGTCCGCTAG
- a CDS encoding sensor histidine kinase: MSARQPLPMLRVWTWRYALILFAALLLIGLLAGIWIYANAYRHSYDVLQARAEQLADSYVRISSLTSVQADTQPAANSLKTDLSVRPIVPLASAEVSSPVQAISATVVARPANGETMQIVDAQGKVLDMYAEDSGNADSGTAAAPSDYKTVLSGQPTRERLVKQDVTWLRIGVPLQQQSGVAGALYLSAPIQEDINNTKQLYVLIALMAFGIAAAGWAAIYLLLRKLTQPLRQLAHAALQVADGQYSPALPAVHGIKEQELRQLISSFGDMTSRLKQLEQMRTDLLAGVSHELRTPLTSIRGMVQAVHGRVVAGNEADEFLQISLEEAKRMQSMVDDLLEFSSLEAGAIKTERDKGPLSPLIRSVTQQLRSLPSFASIQLNAVLPDEELECDGDQGQLKQIVTNLIMNSSAAGATEIAVEAAVVGEDIVIEVRDNGGGIRESEVPFIFERYYRGSSRRKKKQGLGLGLPLSRLLARANGGDLVLHSTSEAGTVFRLSLPKPPGP; encoded by the coding sequence ATGTCCGCTAGACAGCCGCTCCCGATGCTGCGCGTCTGGACGTGGCGCTACGCCCTGATTCTGTTCGCCGCGCTGCTCCTTATCGGTCTCCTCGCCGGAATCTGGATCTATGCGAATGCATACCGGCACAGCTATGATGTGCTGCAGGCGCGGGCGGAGCAGTTGGCCGATTCCTATGTCCGGATCTCCAGTCTGACCAGCGTCCAGGCCGATACCCAGCCTGCTGCGAACAGCCTCAAGACGGATCTGTCCGTCCGTCCTATCGTTCCGCTCGCGTCTGCCGAAGTGAGCAGCCCGGTCCAAGCCATTAGCGCGACCGTAGTAGCAAGACCTGCGAATGGCGAGACGATGCAGATTGTTGACGCGCAAGGTAAGGTGCTCGATATGTATGCGGAAGACAGCGGGAACGCCGATTCCGGAACCGCCGCTGCGCCTTCCGATTACAAGACCGTGCTCTCCGGGCAGCCGACCCGGGAACGCCTCGTCAAGCAGGACGTGACGTGGCTGCGCATCGGCGTGCCGCTCCAGCAGCAGTCGGGCGTGGCAGGGGCACTGTACTTGAGCGCGCCGATACAGGAGGATATCAACAACACGAAGCAGCTCTATGTCCTGATCGCGTTGATGGCCTTCGGCATCGCCGCAGCCGGCTGGGCGGCGATCTATCTGCTGCTACGGAAGCTGACGCAGCCGCTGCGCCAGCTGGCGCATGCCGCGCTGCAGGTCGCCGACGGACAGTATTCCCCGGCGCTGCCCGCCGTCCACGGGATCAAGGAGCAGGAGCTGAGGCAGCTTATCTCCTCCTTCGGTGATATGACCTCGCGCCTCAAGCAGCTGGAACAGATGCGTACCGATCTGCTGGCCGGGGTATCGCATGAACTGCGGACACCGCTTACCTCGATTCGCGGCATGGTTCAAGCCGTGCATGGACGAGTCGTCGCGGGGAATGAAGCCGATGAATTCCTGCAGATCTCGCTCGAGGAAGCGAAGCGGATGCAGTCGATGGTCGACGATCTGCTCGAATTCTCCTCACTGGAAGCAGGGGCCATCAAGACCGAGCGCGATAAGGGTCCGCTCTCCCCGCTCATCCGCAGCGTCACTCAGCAGCTGCGATCTCTGCCGTCGTTCGCCTCTATACAGTTGAATGCCGTCCTGCCGGACGAAGAACTCGAATGCGATGGGGATCAGGGGCAACTCAAGCAGATAGTGACGAATTTGATCATGAACAGCTCGGCAGCCGGGGCGACAGAGATTGCCGTGGAAGCCGCGGTGGTCGGAGAGGACATCGTCATCGAGGTCCGGGATAACGGCGGCGGCATCCGGGAATCTGAGGTCCCGTTCATCTTCGAACGCTATTACCGCGGCAGCAGCCGGCGCAAGAAAAAGCAAGGCCTCGGGCTGGGCTTGCCCCTCAGCCGGCTGCTGGCCCGCGCCAATGGCGGGGATCTCGTCCTCCATTCCACCTCTGAGGCCGGCACCGTGTTCCGGTTGTCCCTGCCCAAGCCGCCCGGGCCATAG
- a CDS encoding DUF5701 family protein: MSRPDRNEFDRQAGNLIQAGYPAFVGLDEEAFKEQLAPLRQRVQSLPMPEEIEPRQGHVPYIIVVRSDGVAGDKAMEQVERQGKRGFSIMEAEELRRFQPIEGVELPAGIAYVAADIDRGMETLNVTPNEALKTIAQQGRSPLTIEEGIALITHYPDMLQKNNGFSLLASRCGDRRVTALWISGGRPKLGWCWAGNPHTWLGSASCGRRIGG, translated from the coding sequence ATGAGTAGACCGGATAGGAATGAATTCGATCGGCAGGCAGGGAACTTGATTCAGGCGGGCTATCCTGCATTTGTCGGGCTGGACGAAGAGGCGTTCAAGGAGCAGCTTGCGCCCCTGAGGCAGCGCGTTCAGTCGCTGCCCATGCCGGAAGAGATCGAACCTCGGCAGGGGCATGTTCCTTACATTATCGTCGTGAGGAGCGATGGCGTGGCCGGGGATAAGGCCATGGAGCAGGTCGAGCGGCAGGGCAAGCGGGGCTTCAGCATTATGGAGGCCGAAGAGCTTCGCCGGTTTCAACCCATCGAGGGCGTTGAGCTTCCTGCCGGCATCGCGTATGTGGCGGCGGATATCGATAGGGGGATGGAGACGCTCAATGTAACGCCGAATGAGGCGCTCAAGACGATAGCGCAGCAGGGCCGCTCTCCGCTTACGATCGAGGAGGGCATTGCGCTCATTACCCATTACCCGGACATGTTGCAGAAAAATAACGGGTTCTCCCTGCTCGCCTCCCGCTGCGGAGACCGCAGGGTCACCGCGCTGTGGATAAGCGGCGGCCGGCCGAAGCTGGGCTGGTGCTGGGCGGGCAATCCGCATACCTGGCTCGGCTCCGCTTCGTGCGGCCGCCGAATCGGGGGATAA
- a CDS encoding MerR family DNA-binding transcriptional regulator, producing MRPIDVARRLNLSTSALRNYEAQGIIPPALRDPNGYRNYTDEHLAYLECIAAMAAGYGMEVTSDVMRLLLAKDTASALWLVNEAQALLHRDRCLAEEAIRRFELEERGAFEPDADNDGMTIGEVAAETDVPPSTLRYWEKEGLIASSRDEQNGYRRFSPSQLRKIWLLRTLRTVLYSADSVRLKQAIRKLEDNDAERARDIAHESLQYLNRLNQEQLRGSYYLFRLCRRLNLLQ from the coding sequence ATGAGACCGATCGATGTAGCGAGACGATTGAACCTGAGCACCAGCGCCCTCCGCAATTACGAGGCCCAGGGCATCATCCCCCCTGCGCTGCGCGATCCGAACGGATACCGGAACTATACGGACGAGCATCTCGCCTATCTGGAATGCATAGCTGCCATGGCCGCGGGATACGGCATGGAGGTGACTTCCGATGTGATGCGGCTGCTTCTAGCCAAGGATACCGCATCCGCCCTGTGGCTGGTGAATGAAGCGCAAGCGCTGCTTCACCGGGATCGCTGCCTGGCCGAAGAAGCGATTCGCCGCTTCGAACTGGAAGAACGCGGCGCTTTCGAGCCGGACGCGGACAACGATGGGATGACGATCGGCGAAGTGGCGGCCGAGACCGATGTCCCCCCCTCCACCCTCCGCTACTGGGAGAAGGAAGGGCTAATCGCCTCGTCCCGGGACGAACAGAACGGATACCGCCGGTTCAGCCCGTCCCAGCTTCGTAAAATTTGGCTGCTCCGCACGCTGCGAACCGTCCTCTACTCAGCGGATTCGGTCCGGCTGAAGCAAGCCATTCGGAAGCTGGAGGACAATGACGCGGAGCGCGCCCGGGACATTGCCCATGAATCGCTGCAATATTTGAATCGGCTTAATCAGGAACAGCTTCGCGGCTCCTACTATTTGTTCCGGCTGTGCCGCCGCTTGAACCTGCTGCAATAA
- a CDS encoding YrdB family protein, whose product MGLLTVLKYANLGVRFVLELGVLAIAGYWGFRTGQGWMWKGMAGIGLPLVLALLWSMMGSPKATIRLDEPYYFLFQLAMFGLPVVLLALLGRTGGAIGYGAVALLNLILMYVGKQ is encoded by the coding sequence ATGGGCTTGTTGACGGTGCTGAAATATGCCAATCTCGGTGTTCGTTTTGTGCTGGAGCTCGGCGTGCTCGCGATCGCCGGCTATTGGGGATTCCGTACGGGGCAAGGATGGATGTGGAAGGGGATGGCAGGGATCGGTCTTCCGCTCGTCCTCGCCTTGTTGTGGAGCATGATGGGCTCGCCCAAGGCTACGATCCGATTGGACGAACCTTATTATTTTCTGTTCCAGCTTGCCATGTTCGGTCTTCCGGTTGTGCTGCTGGCGCTGCTTGGCCGAACGGGCGGGGCGATCGGCTATGGGGCCGTGGCTTTGCTTAACCTAATATTGATGTATGTCGGGAAGCAGTAA
- a CDS encoding GNAT family N-acetyltransferase has translation MIPLTFQTLDKLGEADVEQAAHVFVHSYMDALTRVSSDPDVLIRLIRKSFIREQFYAALWNDQVVAIMAYSTRGTRSQRFDKSGLQRILGTWKGWLFYRSFAREFHAPHRLTDEECFLEAVATAPEHRGQGIAAALLRHIIVQLPYRVFKLEVADTNVKARRLYERQGFTLFHTKKQWFLPKMYGFRERLYMKLETDKGPCSHAPWK, from the coding sequence ATGATCCCGCTTACGTTCCAGACGCTGGATAAGCTGGGCGAAGCCGATGTGGAGCAGGCGGCTCACGTGTTCGTGCACAGTTATATGGATGCGCTGACAAGGGTATCCTCCGATCCGGACGTGCTGATCCGTCTGATTCGGAAGTCATTCATTCGCGAGCAATTTTACGCCGCATTGTGGAATGATCAAGTGGTAGCCATAATGGCGTACTCAACGCGCGGTACCCGTTCCCAGCGGTTCGACAAGAGCGGGCTGCAGCGCATCCTTGGCACATGGAAGGGATGGCTGTTCTATCGATCCTTTGCCCGGGAATTCCATGCTCCCCACCGCTTGACGGACGAGGAATGCTTCCTGGAGGCGGTGGCGACCGCGCCGGAACACCGGGGCCAAGGCATTGCCGCCGCACTGCTCCGGCATATCATCGTTCAGCTCCCCTACCGGGTGTTCAAGCTGGAGGTCGCGGATACGAACGTGAAGGCGAGACGGCTCTATGAGCGTCAAGGCTTTACCCTTTTCCATACAAAAAAACAGTGGTTCCTCCCCAAGATGTATGGCTTTCGCGAAAGGCTATATATGAAGTTGGAGACAGACAAGGGGCCGTGTTCGCATGCCCCGTGGAAGTAA
- a CDS encoding serine hydrolase domain-containing protein, with protein MLLCALLGSVLMAFPSPAGAKFAAYPDLEAFVDEVMKAQMEKYDMTNAAVAVVSGGEVRLAKGYGYADREKRIPVDAERTLFRIGSTSKLLTWTAVMQLVEQGKLDLNADINRYLDVKIPQQLIHSPDQAEPITLTHLMTHAPGFEDSVDSIFRLSADEMLPLQEYIRLHLPARVFPPGEVAAYSNYGAALAGYIVERVSGQPFAEYVEQHIFTPLGMSRSSFLQPLPESLAQDLAKAYRAVDGGYAEGEFEYLLPGPAGGMSSTASDMACFMIAHLQGGQAGEGRILQEDTVEQMHRQQFTQHPELGGMTYGFMEGTLNGQRLLFQNGSTMLFGTGLYLLPEQGTGIFVSFSGGSYLAHNELFQAFMDRYYPSPRAASEPPPAGSVERGRAYVGEYHQNRRNFTTSESIVSLMMGTIAVGMEEDGHLLITHGGETNRFVEVEPGIYHNFREGRTQDYFGEFRTIVFDRDPYGNIMLMSDGPMTYSQAPWYGTSSFTMMALLFAVFVVAGSSLYWLIGAFVRRIRRRSLKDAAGAAAARWTAVAYGLLTVIAVAGMASTGRTDPVYGLPATSYMEPSAWQVWIDRIPFLLAGLGAVIVLLTLLLWWKRYGRLRARIHYTLFALAVLGMLKLFSYWNII; from the coding sequence ATGCTATTATGTGCGCTCTTGGGCTCCGTTCTTATGGCGTTTCCATCGCCTGCCGGGGCCAAGTTCGCGGCATATCCGGATCTGGAAGCCTTCGTCGATGAGGTCATGAAGGCGCAAATGGAGAAATACGACATGACCAATGCGGCGGTAGCGGTCGTCTCGGGGGGAGAGGTTCGGTTGGCGAAGGGCTATGGATATGCCGATCGGGAGAAGCGGATTCCGGTGGATGCCGAGCGCACCTTGTTCCGCATCGGATCAACTTCGAAATTATTGACCTGGACCGCCGTCATGCAGCTTGTCGAGCAGGGCAAGCTGGATCTGAATGCGGACATCAACCGGTATCTGGACGTGAAGATTCCGCAGCAGCTTATCCATTCCCCGGATCAAGCCGAGCCGATCACGTTAACGCATCTGATGACGCATGCCCCTGGCTTCGAAGATTCCGTGGACTCGATATTCAGACTGTCCGCCGATGAGATGCTCCCGCTGCAGGAGTATATTCGCCTGCACCTTCCCGCGCGGGTATTTCCTCCCGGGGAGGTCGCGGCTTATTCCAACTACGGGGCGGCCTTGGCCGGTTATATCGTGGAACGGGTCTCGGGCCAGCCCTTTGCCGAGTATGTGGAGCAGCATATTTTCACTCCGCTTGGCATGAGCCGCAGCTCCTTCCTCCAGCCGCTGCCGGAGTCGCTGGCGCAGGATTTGGCCAAGGCGTACCGGGCCGTGGACGGCGGCTATGCGGAAGGGGAGTTCGAATATCTTCTGCCCGGGCCGGCCGGCGGCATGAGCAGCACGGCATCGGATATGGCTTGCTTCATGATCGCCCATCTGCAGGGCGGCCAGGCGGGGGAGGGACGCATCCTGCAAGAAGATACGGTCGAGCAGATGCATCGTCAGCAGTTCACCCAGCATCCCGAGCTTGGCGGCATGACTTACGGCTTCATGGAAGGCACGCTTAACGGCCAGCGGCTCCTCTTCCAGAACGGCAGCACGATGCTGTTCGGCACCGGGCTCTATCTGCTGCCGGAGCAGGGGACGGGGATTTTTGTATCTTTTAGCGGGGGGAGCTATCTGGCGCATAATGAACTGTTCCAAGCCTTCATGGATCGCTACTATCCTTCCCCTCGCGCAGCGTCGGAGCCGCCGCCCGCAGGGAGTGTAGAGCGAGGCCGTGCCTATGTCGGCGAGTACCACCAGAACCGCCGTAATTTCACGACATCGGAGAGTATTGTCAGTCTGATGATGGGGACGATCGCGGTCGGCATGGAGGAAGACGGCCATTTGCTGATCACGCACGGCGGAGAGACGAACCGCTTCGTGGAGGTTGAACCCGGAATCTATCACAATTTTCGGGAAGGCAGGACGCAGGACTATTTCGGCGAATTCCGGACTATCGTATTTGACCGCGATCCATACGGCAATATCATGCTGATGTCCGACGGACCGATGACCTATTCGCAGGCGCCTTGGTACGGCACAAGCTCATTCACCATGATGGCGCTGCTCTTCGCCGTCTTCGTTGTTGCCGGTTCCTCGCTGTACTGGCTGATCGGGGCGTTCGTGCGCCGCATCCGGCGGCGTTCTCTGAAGGATGCAGCCGGAGCGGCCGCGGCGCGCTGGACGGCCGTCGCGTACGGACTGCTCACCGTGATCGCAGTGGCGGGCATGGCAAGCACGGGGAGGACCGATCCGGTGTATGGGCTGCCGGCAACGTCTTATATGGAGCCATCGGCATGGCAAGTCTGGATCGATCGGATTCCATTTCTGCTGGCCGGACTCGGCGCGGTGATCGTTCTTCTCACGCTACTGCTCTGGTGGAAGCGGTACGGGCGCCTCAGGGCGCGAATTCACTACACGCTATTTGCACTTGCGGTGCTGGGAATGCTGAAGCTGTTCTCTTACTGGAACATCATATAG
- a CDS encoding TetR/AcrR family transcriptional regulator yields MAPKKKFTREQIIDAAFEIARMEGLASITIRKVADRLGSSIAPIYVNFQDAEELIQEVIKKTVQVSQQMLEEMSTGNPFYDIGAASLRFAREYSELFRELVMKPNPYMNDYEQDMGPVLIGQMKQDADLQGFSDEELMMILMKMKIFQLGLSVMVANGLLPEPWDEARAMELLSGAANDVMAAARMRKRAERD; encoded by the coding sequence ATGGCGCCTAAAAAGAAATTTACGCGGGAACAAATTATTGACGCGGCTTTTGAGATCGCGCGGATGGAGGGCCTCGCCAGCATCACGATTCGGAAGGTCGCGGATCGGCTGGGGAGCTCGATTGCTCCGATTTATGTCAATTTTCAAGATGCGGAGGAATTGATTCAGGAGGTGATTAAGAAGACGGTGCAGGTGAGCCAGCAGATGCTGGAGGAGATGAGCACGGGCAATCCGTTCTATGATATCGGGGCGGCCAGCCTCCGGTTCGCAAGAGAATACAGCGAGCTGTTCCGGGAGCTGGTCATGAAGCCGAATCCGTACATGAATGACTATGAGCAGGATATGGGACCTGTCCTGATCGGACAGATGAAGCAGGATGCCGATTTGCAAGGATTTTCCGATGAAGAGCTGATGATGATTTTGATGAAAATGAAAATATTCCAGCTTGGCTTGTCGGTCATGGTCGCGAACGGCCTGCTGCCGGAGCCGTGGGATGAAGCGCGAGCCATGGAGCTGCTGTCCGGCGCGGCGAATGATGTGATGGCGGCGGCCCGGATGCGCAAGCGCGCAGAGAGGGATTAG
- a CDS encoding type IV pilus modification PilV family protein → MSAHRLLKRFTPQLCRRDGLTLVEVLAATAILSMLLVLFVSLSGFVQVTDRAVSRAHEAASIAESLVHQYRAKPLSIGSGITLDDVKTHSGQVHNYQAYIHPLQPYVDGAAPAARTAGHTAVVQSIVYIDEPAYENQPMLLTVTVSWEES, encoded by the coding sequence ATGTCCGCACATCGATTATTAAAGCGCTTTACTCCCCAACTGTGCCGGCGAGACGGCCTGACACTGGTAGAGGTGCTGGCGGCCACGGCTATATTAAGCATGCTGCTTGTCCTGTTCGTCTCCCTGAGCGGCTTCGTGCAGGTGACAGACAGAGCCGTGAGCCGGGCTCACGAAGCGGCGTCGATCGCAGAATCGCTCGTCCATCAATATCGCGCCAAGCCGCTGTCGATCGGCAGCGGAATCACCCTCGATGATGTGAAGACCCACTCCGGTCAAGTACATAATTATCAAGCCTATATTCATCCGCTGCAGCCTTATGTGGACGGCGCGGCCCCAGCGGCCCGAACTGCCGGGCACACGGCTGTCGTGCAATCGATAGTCTACATCGACGAACCCGCCTACGAGAATCAGCCGATGCTGCTCACGGTCACCGTGTCATGGGAGGAATCGTAA
- a CDS encoding type II secretion system protein: MRLSSFIRNERGLTLLELMASLLITAVILGGGLAFWWSLQTNTNMVAASQRQEASIRWTAKQFHHLISEASAAVLVNQEEIRLRVGQQYRAVLHDSAAGEWRVYSFTLPTDRSYLSEEEVLNRLASTSITLASHPERYEYMYSLADNMANPPRIRIIQLPDGSKADSTALPAIAKAGSLLEAELDFHSVIRDSMGRPVLAEDDPQARYTITAKLMQDR, encoded by the coding sequence ATGCGCTTATCATCCTTCATCCGCAATGAACGAGGTCTGACGCTGCTGGAGCTGATGGCGTCTCTTCTTATTACGGCCGTCATTCTTGGCGGGGGCTTGGCCTTCTGGTGGAGCCTGCAGACGAACACCAATATGGTAGCTGCTTCGCAACGGCAGGAGGCATCTATCCGTTGGACCGCCAAGCAATTCCATCATCTGATCTCGGAAGCCTCCGCGGCCGTCCTCGTGAACCAAGAGGAGATTCGGCTGCGAGTCGGCCAGCAGTACCGGGCCGTCCTTCATGACTCGGCCGCAGGGGAGTGGCGAGTCTACTCCTTTACCCTTCCTACGGATAGATCTTATCTATCGGAGGAGGAAGTCCTGAATCGGTTAGCCAGCACTTCCATCACGCTCGCTTCGCACCCGGAGCGATACGAATATATGTATTCTCTAGCCGACAACATGGCGAACCCTCCGCGCATCCGCATCATTCAGCTTCCGGATGGTTCGAAGGCCGACTCGACCGCGCTCCCCGCTATCGCCAAGGCGGGCAGCCTGCTTGAGGCCGAGCTGGACTTCCACAGCGTCATTCGCGATTCAATGGGCCGTCCCGTGCTTGCCGAAGACGATCCGCAAGCGCGCTATACGATAACGGCGAAGCTGATGCAAGACAGGTAA